The following proteins come from a genomic window of Patescibacteria group bacterium:
- the rpsP gene encoding 30S ribosomal protein S16 yields MLVIRFSRTGKTKQPNYRIIINEKTKDPWGSYLENLGVYNPRTKVAELKADRIKYWISKGAQPSETVWNLLVTKGIVEGKKKKVTKITKRRAVKIAETKKKEEPTPAPAPKAEVAPEAKAEEPKEETPKS; encoded by the coding sequence ATGCTAGTCATTAGATTTTCACGCACAGGCAAAACCAAACAGCCAAATTACAGAATAATCATCAATGAAAAAACCAAAGATCCTTGGGGCAGTTATTTGGAAAATCTTGGTGTTTATAATCCTCGCACCAAAGTTGCTGAATTAAAAGCTGATCGGATTAAATATTGGATCAGTAAAGGCGCTCAGCCATCAGAAACTGTCTGGAATTTGCTGGTAACCAAGGGAATTGTTGAAGGCAAAAAGAAAAAAGTCACCAAAATTACCAAAAGACGCGCTGTTAAAATAGCTGAAACAAAGAAAAAAGAAGAACCAACCCCAGCTCCAGCTCCCAAAGCCGAAGTAGCTCCTGAAGCAAAAGCAGAAGAACCAAAGGAAGAGACTCCAAAATCTTAA